In Sporichthya brevicatena, a single genomic region encodes these proteins:
- a CDS encoding AMP-dependent synthetase/ligase — protein sequence MTTTSGAALQATDLCEAFACTVAERPDEEAMRASDGSVSLTWSQVDAEVRRVAGGLAALGVTTGGTTCMMLANRYQAAVTDLATLHLGAVPVSLYNSTATSQLTYLLDDARCDVLVTETAFADKARTAIAATSRKPKLVVIDGTGDEPDWATLTSMGEPLAPGARPELSADDVLTVVYTSGTTGVPKGAELTHDNILEQIRGLHSLGRLPMGGRSLSYLPFAHMGDRLCAYYMPIVSGSSITYHLNPKTAALLLPELQPTLYMAVPRIWNYVMGLAHAAIEASPQRAELEKALELGLRLHDDRLAGKEVDTALRGEWLSYDEALDGLRRTLGLAAGELLFTGAAPLPPETLRFFAAIGVDLCECYGQSETAGIILCNPAGAARPVTNGLPLPGVEARIADDGELLLKGPMVMKGYRGKPDLTAEAFDPDGWLRTGDIFVQDEAGYYRIVDRKKEILVSSTGKNVSPVLVENTLVANCPLIAPAVCIGDARPYVTALIALEPEGTAALTGEADPARNAANPLVRERIRDGIRAANEHLNAAEQVRRFLLVESTWLPGTDELTPTMKLRRKPIAEKYAKEIELLYGPPSDRVVEVVEPR from the coding sequence ATGACGACGACGAGTGGCGCGGCCCTGCAGGCAACCGACCTGTGCGAGGCGTTCGCCTGCACGGTGGCGGAACGGCCCGACGAGGAGGCGATGCGTGCCTCTGACGGCTCCGTCTCCCTGACGTGGTCTCAGGTGGACGCCGAGGTGCGCCGCGTCGCCGGCGGCCTGGCGGCGCTCGGCGTCACGACCGGCGGCACCACCTGCATGATGCTGGCGAACCGGTACCAGGCCGCGGTCACCGACCTCGCGACGCTGCACCTCGGCGCGGTGCCCGTCTCGCTCTACAACAGCACCGCCACCTCGCAGCTGACGTACCTGCTCGACGACGCCCGCTGCGACGTGCTGGTGACCGAAACCGCCTTCGCGGACAAGGCCCGCACCGCCATCGCCGCAACCTCACGGAAACCGAAGCTGGTCGTGATCGACGGCACGGGCGACGAGCCCGACTGGGCGACGCTGACGTCGATGGGTGAGCCGCTCGCGCCCGGGGCGCGTCCGGAACTTTCCGCCGACGACGTGCTGACCGTCGTCTACACCTCCGGCACCACCGGGGTCCCGAAGGGCGCGGAGCTCACGCACGACAACATCCTGGAGCAGATCCGCGGCCTGCACTCCCTCGGCCGGCTGCCGATGGGCGGCCGTTCGCTGTCGTACCTGCCGTTCGCGCACATGGGCGACCGGCTCTGCGCGTACTACATGCCGATCGTCAGCGGGTCCTCGATCACCTACCACCTGAACCCGAAGACCGCGGCGCTGCTGCTGCCCGAGCTGCAGCCCACGCTCTACATGGCCGTGCCACGGATCTGGAACTACGTGATGGGCCTGGCCCACGCCGCGATCGAGGCCTCGCCCCAGCGTGCCGAGTTGGAGAAGGCCCTGGAGCTCGGACTGCGGCTGCATGACGACCGGCTGGCCGGGAAGGAGGTCGACACCGCGCTGCGCGGGGAGTGGCTCAGCTACGACGAGGCGCTCGACGGCCTCCGTCGCACTCTCGGGCTGGCGGCCGGTGAGCTCCTCTTCACCGGAGCCGCCCCGCTGCCGCCGGAGACGCTGCGCTTCTTCGCCGCGATCGGGGTGGACCTGTGCGAGTGCTACGGCCAGAGCGAGACGGCGGGCATCATCCTGTGCAACCCGGCCGGCGCCGCCCGGCCGGTGACGAACGGCCTGCCGCTGCCGGGCGTCGAGGCCAGGATCGCCGACGACGGCGAGTTGCTGCTCAAGGGCCCAATGGTCATGAAGGGCTATCGCGGGAAACCCGACCTCACCGCCGAGGCGTTCGACCCCGACGGTTGGCTGCGGACGGGCGACATCTTCGTGCAGGACGAGGCGGGCTACTACCGGATCGTCGACCGCAAGAAGGAGATCCTCGTCTCGTCGACCGGCAAGAACGTCTCGCCGGTCCTGGTGGAGAACACCCTCGTCGCGAACTGTCCGCTGATCGCACCGGCCGTGTGCATCGGCGACGCGCGGCCCTACGTCACCGCGCTGATCGCGCTGGAGCCGGAGGGCACCGCGGCCCTGACCGGCGAGGCGGACCCGGCCCGGAATGCGGCGAATCCTCTGGTGCGCGAGCGAATCCGCGACGGGATCCGGGCCGCGAACGAGCATCTGAACGCGGCGGAGCAGGTCCGGCGCTTCCTTCTCGTCGAGTCGACGTGGTTGCCGGGCACCGACGAGCTCACCCCGACGATGAAGCTGCGGCGCAAGCCGATCGCGGAAAAGTACGCGAAGGAGATCGAGCTGCTCTACGGTCCTCCGTCCGACCGGGTGGTCGAGGTGGTCGAGCCCCGATGA
- a CDS encoding Zn-dependent alcohol dehydrogenase, giving the protein MAVRAAVCAQLEKPLEVRELVLEPPRAGEVAVRIAAAGICASDASVRNGALPSPLPIVLGHEAAGVVEAVGPGVETVTVGDRVAVAAMPQCGVCYRCTRGQPGLCEQGDGVLLTGALMDGTTRWRTADGVAVAQFVAAGTFAERVVVPAISVVGIGADMPFAPAALLGCAVLTGVGAALNTAAIRPGGTVAVIGCGSVGLMAIQGARIAGAERILAVDLVPEKLDLARRVGATDTLTAGEVDVLAAVKDLTAGRGTDTTIEAAGLQLTVDQAIRMTGKGGEVVLVGAGGPDVRINLPQFTGLVGSAKTLKGCLFGSADVHRDIPLLVEHYRTGALLLDELVTRSFSLDEINDGLAAVSAGEVVSAVVTFGPAPDGPSFETEERA; this is encoded by the coding sequence ATGGCGGTCCGGGCGGCGGTCTGCGCGCAGCTGGAGAAGCCGCTCGAGGTGCGCGAACTCGTCCTGGAACCGCCGCGGGCGGGTGAGGTCGCGGTCCGCATCGCGGCGGCCGGAATCTGCGCCTCGGACGCCTCCGTCCGCAACGGTGCGCTCCCGAGCCCGCTGCCGATCGTGCTCGGCCACGAGGCCGCCGGGGTCGTCGAGGCGGTGGGGCCGGGCGTCGAGACCGTCACGGTCGGGGACCGCGTCGCCGTCGCCGCGATGCCGCAGTGCGGGGTCTGCTACCGCTGCACGCGGGGGCAGCCCGGCCTCTGCGAGCAGGGTGACGGCGTCCTGCTGACCGGGGCACTGATGGACGGCACGACGCGGTGGCGCACGGCCGACGGTGTCGCCGTCGCCCAGTTCGTCGCGGCGGGTACCTTCGCCGAACGTGTGGTCGTGCCCGCGATCTCCGTCGTCGGCATCGGCGCCGACATGCCGTTCGCACCGGCCGCGCTGCTCGGGTGCGCGGTGCTCACCGGAGTCGGAGCGGCGCTGAACACCGCCGCGATCCGTCCGGGCGGCACGGTGGCCGTGATCGGCTGCGGCAGCGTAGGTCTGATGGCCATTCAGGGCGCGCGGATCGCGGGTGCTGAACGCATTCTCGCCGTCGACCTGGTGCCGGAAAAGCTCGATCTCGCGCGGCGGGTGGGCGCCACGGACACGCTCACCGCCGGCGAGGTCGACGTCCTGGCGGCGGTCAAGGACCTGACGGCCGGCCGCGGGACGGACACGACGATCGAGGCGGCGGGCCTCCAGCTGACCGTGGATCAGGCGATCCGGATGACCGGCAAGGGCGGCGAGGTCGTCCTCGTCGGCGCGGGTGGACCCGACGTCCGGATCAATCTCCCGCAGTTCACCGGCCTGGTCGGGAGCGCCAAGACGTTGAAGGGCTGCCTGTTCGGCTCGGCCGACGTGCACCGCGACATCCCGCTCCTGGTCGAGCACTACCGCACCGGTGCGCTGTTGCTCGACGAGCTGGTGACCCGCAGCTTCTCCCTGGACGAGATCAACGACGGCCTCGCCGCGGTCAGCGCGGGCGAGGTCGTTTCCGCAGTGGTGACTTTCGGTCCGGCGCCGGACGGGCCGAGCTTCGAGACGGAGGAACGGGCATGA
- a CDS encoding NAD(P)/FAD-dependent oxidoreductase codes for MPLRTEIGDDELRSALQEANLPTLLAALAQLTGDDTWLTGRYRPTSPLGVDDHDSAGLTPELQAQARAEAFTVLRAWHDGEFEAAPPPSPERLTEMLHVSLGSSQQLPADLGGLLAEEFGVADRDPVPPPGMTIRHIEVLVIGAGLSGLCAAVKLKRAGIAFTILDKNPAVGGTWLENVYPACGVDTPSHLYCYSFAQSPSWSRYFAKRDELYGYLEEVADHYDLRRHIRFDSEVETMSWDEDTQQWRVTVRSSAGERDTLTANAVISGVGLLNRPSIPAIPGLETFAGPSMHTANWDTSVDVTGKRVLVIGTGASAMQLVPAIAGTAAHVTVFQRSPQWGLPNPNYMRETSEATRTLMAHVPFYLGWYRLRLVWNFGDRLYPALQIDPDWPHPERAVNRSNDKHREYLTEYIRSELGDRQDLLDKCLPTYPPYGKRPLLDNGWFRTMTRDDVTLCTDPVVEVREHSVVDANGVEHPADILVLATGFQAVRVLGPMEVRGRSGKSLREVWGEDDARAYLGTTVPDFPNFFLLLGPNTFAAHGGSAALTIEMQVRYVMSLLLTLASGETSSIEVRQEVFEAYDRRISDALTRTIWSHPGMTTYYRNAAGRIVIPMPWTNVEFWQMTHDVNLDDFHLTPATDPAPVQAG; via the coding sequence GTGCCCTTGCGCACCGAGATCGGCGACGACGAGTTGCGCAGCGCACTGCAGGAAGCGAACCTCCCGACGCTGCTCGCCGCGCTGGCCCAGCTCACCGGGGACGACACCTGGCTGACCGGGAGGTACCGGCCGACGAGCCCCCTCGGCGTCGACGACCACGACTCGGCGGGCCTGACCCCCGAGCTCCAGGCGCAGGCACGCGCGGAGGCCTTCACGGTGCTCCGCGCCTGGCACGACGGCGAGTTCGAAGCCGCGCCACCACCCTCGCCGGAGCGCCTGACCGAGATGCTGCACGTCTCGCTCGGCTCGTCCCAGCAACTGCCGGCCGACTTGGGCGGCCTGCTGGCCGAGGAGTTCGGCGTCGCCGACCGCGACCCGGTGCCCCCGCCGGGCATGACGATCCGTCACATCGAGGTGCTGGTGATCGGCGCCGGTCTGTCGGGGCTGTGCGCCGCGGTCAAGCTCAAGAGGGCCGGCATCGCCTTCACGATTCTCGACAAGAATCCGGCCGTCGGTGGCACCTGGCTGGAGAACGTCTACCCCGCCTGCGGCGTCGACACCCCGAGCCACCTCTACTGCTACTCGTTCGCCCAGTCGCCCAGCTGGTCGCGGTACTTCGCCAAGCGCGACGAGCTCTACGGCTACCTCGAAGAGGTCGCCGACCACTACGACCTGCGTCGCCACATCCGGTTCGACTCCGAGGTCGAGACGATGAGCTGGGACGAGGACACGCAGCAGTGGCGCGTGACCGTTCGCAGCTCCGCCGGCGAGCGCGACACCCTCACTGCGAACGCGGTCATCAGCGGCGTCGGCCTGCTGAACCGGCCGTCGATCCCGGCGATCCCCGGGCTGGAGACGTTCGCCGGCCCGAGTATGCACACCGCGAACTGGGACACCTCGGTGGACGTGACCGGCAAGCGGGTCCTCGTCATCGGCACCGGCGCCAGCGCAATGCAACTCGTGCCGGCGATCGCGGGCACCGCTGCTCATGTGACGGTCTTTCAGCGTTCCCCTCAGTGGGGCCTGCCGAACCCCAACTACATGCGCGAGACCAGCGAGGCGACGCGGACGCTGATGGCGCACGTCCCGTTCTACCTGGGTTGGTACCGCCTGCGGCTGGTCTGGAACTTCGGCGACCGGCTCTACCCGGCGCTGCAGATCGACCCCGACTGGCCGCACCCGGAGCGCGCCGTCAACCGCAGCAACGACAAGCACCGCGAGTACCTCACGGAGTACATCCGCTCCGAGCTCGGCGACCGGCAGGACCTGCTTGACAAGTGCCTGCCGACCTACCCGCCGTACGGCAAGCGCCCGCTGCTGGACAACGGCTGGTTCCGCACGATGACCCGCGACGACGTGACGCTGTGCACGGACCCGGTCGTCGAGGTGCGGGAGCACAGCGTCGTCGATGCGAACGGCGTCGAGCACCCGGCGGACATCCTCGTGCTGGCCACGGGATTTCAGGCGGTGCGCGTGCTCGGTCCGATGGAGGTTCGCGGCCGGTCCGGCAAGAGCCTGCGCGAGGTCTGGGGCGAGGACGACGCCCGTGCCTACCTCGGCACCACCGTGCCGGACTTCCCCAACTTCTTCCTGCTGCTCGGCCCGAACACCTTCGCCGCGCACGGCGGCAGCGCGGCACTGACGATCGAGATGCAGGTCCGCTACGTCATGTCGTTGCTGCTGACGCTCGCGAGCGGCGAGACGAGCAGCATCGAGGTACGGCAGGAGGTCTTCGAGGCCTACGACCGCCGGATCAGCGACGCGCTCACCCGCACGATCTGGTCACACCCGGGCATGACGACGTACTACCGGAACGCCGCCGGACGCATCGTGATCCCGATGCCCTGGACCAACGTCGAGTTCTGGCAGATGACGCACGACGTGAACCTCGACGACTTCCACCTCACGCCGGCCACGGATCCGGCGCCGGTCCAGGCCGGCTGA
- a CDS encoding alpha/beta hydrolase: MPRLEVEPGVEIHVEDHRPAEGAGRPVLFVAGFGLHSDAWQGQVHPLTTAGYRALALDVRGTGQSSKPLNDYGMDRLAADVVAVLDRLDLRHVTLVGWSFGAQIAMRAAVTAPERLAQLVFVGSNAVRASASAEFPFGGDAADLEARLVRLERTKRIETRRRTIASAFRVEPDPDVLGWLLRMQLQMPSWAAIACYRTYLHTDQIADVGALKLPVLQIMGAVDPVSPIAGAAWLQQRLPDGRLVELDCGHYPMLEVPEAFDETLLTFLAEVET, from the coding sequence GTGCCTCGCCTCGAGGTCGAACCCGGCGTCGAGATCCACGTCGAGGACCACCGGCCCGCGGAGGGCGCGGGCCGGCCGGTCCTGTTCGTCGCCGGCTTCGGTCTGCACTCCGACGCGTGGCAGGGTCAGGTCCATCCCCTCACCACCGCGGGCTACCGCGCCCTCGCCCTCGACGTCCGGGGGACGGGTCAGTCGTCGAAGCCGTTGAACGACTACGGCATGGACCGACTCGCCGCCGACGTCGTCGCGGTGCTCGACCGTCTGGACCTGCGCCACGTCACGCTCGTCGGCTGGTCGTTCGGGGCACAGATCGCCATGCGCGCCGCGGTCACCGCGCCGGAGCGCCTGGCTCAACTGGTGTTCGTCGGCTCCAACGCGGTGCGCGCGAGCGCGAGCGCGGAGTTCCCGTTCGGCGGGGACGCCGCGGACCTCGAGGCGCGGCTCGTCCGGCTGGAGCGGACCAAGCGCATCGAGACGCGGCGGCGCACGATCGCCTCCGCGTTCCGTGTCGAGCCCGACCCCGACGTGCTCGGCTGGCTGCTGCGCATGCAGCTGCAGATGCCGTCGTGGGCGGCGATCGCCTGCTACCGGACCTACCTGCACACGGACCAGATCGCGGACGTCGGGGCGCTCAAGCTCCCGGTTCTGCAGATCATGGGCGCCGTCGACCCGGTGTCCCCGATCGCGGGCGCGGCCTGGCTGCAGCAACGCCTGCCGGACGGCCGGCTGGTGGAACTCGACTGCGGGCACTACCCGATGCTCGAAGTTCCCGAGGCCTTCGACGAGACGCTGCTGACCTTCCTCGCCGAGGTCGAGACGTGA
- a CDS encoding alpha/beta fold hydrolase yields the protein MSAPVTTEERTVRAGRHDLRVSVAGPAESSGTPLLLVNGLGGHVRMWDPLRRHLTGIRTFAFDAPGTGESPTPTLPLGIAGSARMLTKLMDALELDRVDVLGYSLGGMIAQQLAWTSPRRVRRVVLMSTNTGWGSIPSHPIAFAGLLSMRRLRDPQHYAALAPKLLGGEMRRNPDLVQQAAALRTTESPDTRGYLYQMLAVTTWSTMPMLRLIRQPTLVVNGDDDPLARPVNAKAIAALIPHAELHLVRGAGHHLFLERPDEVSSVIDDFLAAGQ from the coding sequence GTGAGCGCCCCGGTCACCACCGAGGAGCGCACGGTCCGGGCGGGCCGCCACGACCTGCGCGTCTCCGTCGCCGGGCCGGCGGAGAGCAGCGGCACGCCGTTGCTGCTCGTCAACGGGCTCGGCGGACACGTCCGGATGTGGGACCCGCTGCGCCGCCATCTGACGGGGATTCGGACGTTCGCCTTCGACGCCCCCGGAACCGGGGAGTCGCCCACCCCGACGCTTCCGCTCGGGATCGCCGGGTCGGCGCGGATGCTGACGAAGCTGATGGACGCCCTCGAGCTCGACCGGGTCGACGTCCTCGGCTACTCCCTCGGCGGGATGATCGCGCAACAGCTCGCGTGGACGTCGCCGCGACGGGTCCGTCGCGTGGTCCTGATGTCGACGAACACCGGGTGGGGCAGCATCCCCTCGCACCCGATCGCCTTCGCCGGTCTGCTCTCGATGCGGCGCCTGCGCGACCCCCAGCACTACGCCGCCCTGGCGCCGAAGCTGCTCGGCGGCGAGATGCGCCGCAACCCCGACCTCGTCCAGCAGGCCGCTGCGCTGCGGACGACCGAGTCCCCCGACACCCGCGGCTACCTCTACCAGATGCTGGCGGTCACGACCTGGTCGACGATGCCGATGCTCCGCCTGATCCGGCAGCCGACGCTCGTCGTGAACGGCGACGACGACCCACTGGCCCGCCCGGTCAACGCGAAGGCGATCGCCGCGCTGATCCCCCACGCCGAACTGCACCTGGTGCGCGGCGCCGGGCACCATCTGTTCCTCGAACGTCCGGACGAGGTGAGCTCCGTGATCGACGACTTCCTGGCGGCGGGGCAATGA
- a CDS encoding alpha/beta fold hydrolase, with protein MSAVGPIAWVTREVGRSVGRFRNGVRYLAGTEFAPIGPTPSRVVWREGKAELRHYSGHGLGPEPRLGPPVVVLGGLVGRSYIFDLHTGNSFVARMLEAGFDTFVLDWGIPDADDCANTLETYLARYLPRALRAAQRETGSAELSVLGYCMGGTMALQALAADPAAPVRNLVVIATPVDFRHLGAMVDAVAERRLDPATVLDSDGNVPAALIAAFFSVLKPTAPVVKYSNLWQNLWNEEYLKGYQALNRCFEQHSPLPGGFFLQIADQWIQANAFVTDSLRLDGRAVHLADLTMPVLIVTGDRDELVPAGATGPLADLLTGTKPETLELSAGHASLTTGRTAARHTVPRILGWLADHSDPR; from the coding sequence ATGAGCGCGGTCGGCCCGATCGCCTGGGTGACCCGAGAGGTCGGCCGCAGCGTCGGGCGGTTCCGCAACGGCGTCCGCTACCTCGCCGGGACCGAGTTCGCGCCGATCGGTCCGACGCCGAGTCGCGTCGTGTGGCGGGAGGGCAAGGCGGAGCTGCGGCACTACAGCGGACACGGCCTGGGTCCCGAACCGCGGCTGGGTCCACCGGTCGTCGTGCTCGGTGGGCTGGTCGGACGGTCCTACATCTTCGACCTGCACACCGGGAACAGCTTCGTCGCGCGGATGCTCGAGGCGGGCTTCGACACCTTCGTGCTCGACTGGGGGATCCCGGACGCCGACGACTGCGCGAACACCCTGGAGACCTACCTGGCGCGGTACCTCCCCCGCGCCCTGCGCGCCGCACAGCGCGAGACCGGCAGCGCCGAGCTCAGCGTTCTCGGCTACTGCATGGGCGGCACCATGGCGCTGCAGGCGCTGGCCGCGGACCCCGCCGCGCCGGTGCGCAACCTCGTCGTCATCGCGACGCCGGTGGACTTCCGTCACCTCGGCGCGATGGTCGACGCCGTCGCCGAGCGTCGACTGGACCCCGCGACCGTCCTCGACTCCGACGGGAACGTCCCGGCCGCGCTGATCGCGGCGTTCTTCTCCGTGCTCAAGCCGACCGCGCCGGTGGTCAAGTATTCGAATCTCTGGCAGAACCTTTGGAACGAGGAGTATCTGAAGGGTTATCAGGCCCTCAACCGGTGCTTCGAGCAGCACTCACCCCTGCCCGGTGGCTTCTTCCTCCAGATCGCCGATCAGTGGATACAGGCGAACGCGTTCGTCACCGACTCGCTGCGTCTCGACGGCCGCGCCGTCCACCTCGCGGACCTGACGATGCCCGTCCTGATCGTGACCGGCGACCGCGACGAACTCGTGCCCGCCGGCGCGACCGGCCCGCTCGCGGACCTGTTGACCGGCACGAAGCCCGAGACCCTCGAGCTCTCCGCCGGCCACGCCAGCCTGACCACCGGCCGCACCGCCGCCCGCCACACCGTGCCGCGGATCCTCGGCTGGCTCGCCGACCACAGCGACCCCCGCTGA
- a CDS encoding glucose 1-dehydrogenase, translating into MAGLVEGKVAVVTGAASGIGRAAALALAREGAKAVVVADIRKDPREGGTPTQEAVAEHGAEGRFVSCDVSRPADLEAAVAAADEFGGIDIMVNNAGIVIPKDFLDITEEDYDRQMDTNAKGAFFGTQAAAKKMAEKGAGVIVNVSSILGFAGSAGVAAYSSSKGAIKLMTYSAAQALAPKGIRVNAIHPGVITTELVTGDFGLPAEMAAQVFPIPMGRPAGPDEIGDAIALLCSNHARYMTGSSLLVDGGLINTT; encoded by the coding sequence ATGGCAGGACTGGTCGAGGGCAAGGTCGCAGTCGTCACCGGAGCGGCGAGCGGCATCGGACGTGCGGCTGCGCTCGCGCTCGCGCGCGAGGGTGCGAAGGCCGTCGTGGTGGCCGACATCCGCAAGGACCCGCGGGAGGGTGGGACCCCGACCCAGGAGGCCGTCGCCGAGCACGGCGCCGAGGGTCGCTTTGTCTCCTGCGACGTCTCGCGGCCGGCGGACCTCGAGGCGGCGGTCGCCGCCGCCGACGAGTTCGGCGGCATCGACATCATGGTGAACAACGCCGGCATCGTGATCCCGAAGGACTTCCTCGACATCACCGAGGAGGACTACGACCGCCAGATGGACACCAACGCCAAGGGCGCGTTCTTCGGCACGCAGGCCGCGGCGAAGAAGATGGCCGAGAAGGGCGCCGGCGTCATCGTCAACGTCTCCAGCATCCTCGGCTTCGCGGGCAGTGCCGGCGTCGCGGCGTACAGCAGCTCGAAGGGCGCCATCAAGCTGATGACCTACTCCGCGGCGCAGGCCCTGGCGCCGAAGGGAATCCGGGTCAACGCGATCCACCCCGGCGTCATCACGACCGAACTCGTCACCGGCGACTTCGGTCTCCCCGCCGAAATGGCGGCTCAGGTCTTCCCGATCCCGATGGGCCGCCCCGCCGGTCCCGACGAGATCGGTGACGCGATCGCCCTGCTGTGCAGCAACCACGCCCGCTACATGACCGGCTCCTCGCTGCTCGTCGACGGCGGTCTGATCAACACGACCTGA
- a CDS encoding SDR family NAD(P)-dependent oxidoreductase, with amino-acid sequence MTAAGALDGQVALITAAAGAGIGRATARTLALAGADVVITDLDAGRTAKVADALAEETGRKIVGRPLDVRDEAAITALVDEVLADRGRIDLLVNNAGTSEPAPLWETSTESWHRVLDVCLTGHFLLMRAVLPHMIERGSGCIVNIASIEAWTDVIPDNVVYQTAKSGVVGLTRATAAQVGRFGVRVNGVAPGLVPNPFLSRMIPADDLRRLHERAPLQHTITPEDIANAVLFLAGDSGRSITGETINVSSGAYMRA; translated from the coding sequence ATGACGGCAGCAGGAGCGCTCGACGGCCAGGTCGCGCTGATCACCGCGGCCGCGGGCGCGGGCATCGGCCGGGCGACGGCGCGGACGCTGGCACTCGCCGGCGCGGACGTCGTCATCACCGATCTCGACGCGGGCCGGACCGCGAAGGTCGCGGACGCGCTCGCCGAGGAGACCGGGCGCAAGATCGTCGGCCGGCCGCTCGACGTGCGGGACGAGGCGGCGATCACCGCGCTCGTCGACGAGGTGCTCGCCGACCGCGGCCGGATCGACCTGCTCGTGAACAATGCGGGGACCTCGGAGCCGGCGCCGCTGTGGGAGACGTCGACCGAGTCGTGGCACCGGGTGCTCGACGTCTGTCTGACGGGGCACTTCCTGCTGATGCGAGCGGTCCTGCCGCACATGATCGAGCGCGGGTCGGGCTGCATCGTCAACATCGCCTCGATCGAGGCGTGGACCGACGTCATCCCCGACAACGTCGTCTACCAGACCGCGAAGTCCGGGGTCGTGGGGCTCACGCGCGCGACGGCCGCGCAGGTCGGCCGCTTCGGGGTCCGCGTCAACGGCGTCGCCCCCGGGCTGGTCCCGAACCCGTTCCTGTCCCGGATGATCCCCGCCGACGACCTGCGGCGCCTGCACGAGCGCGCCCCGCTGCAGCACACCATCACGCCGGAGGACATCGCCAACGCGGTGCTGTTCCTCGCCGGCGACTCCGGCCGGTCGATCACCGGCGAGACGATCAACGTCTCCTCCGGCGCCTACATGCGGGCCTGA
- a CDS encoding DMT family transporter, which yields MAWFVLVISGLLEAVWASALAQSRGLTRLGPSVLFAVAVVLSMIGLAYALRTLPVGTGYAVWVGIGATGTALYGMVALDEPASLARILCLLAIVAGVVGLKLAH from the coding sequence ATGGCGTGGTTCGTTCTCGTGATCTCCGGGCTGCTCGAAGCCGTCTGGGCCTCGGCGCTCGCCCAGTCCCGTGGCCTGACCCGCCTCGGGCCGTCGGTGCTGTTCGCCGTCGCCGTGGTGCTCAGCATGATCGGCCTGGCCTACGCGCTGCGCACCTTGCCCGTCGGCACCGGTTACGCGGTGTGGGTGGGCATCGGCGCGACCGGCACCGCGCTCTACGGCATGGTCGCCCTCGACGAGCCGGCGTCCCTCGCCCGGATCCTCTGCCTGCTCGCGATCGTCGCCGGGGTCGTGGGGCTCAAGCTGGCGCACTGA
- a CDS encoding alpha/beta hydrolase, with product MAYADINGQRIFYTDSGGDGPPVVFSHGFLMDSSMFAPQVAALAGEFRVITWDARGFGATEFDEKPFTYWDNASDVLALCDHLGIERAVFAGMSQGGFASLRVALLAPERRRGLILIDTQAGAENPDKVDLYADLIEAWATVGPGDDLANIVAGIILDDPDLNRQWIARWQSRPHETIREPGRCLLERESLVDRLGDITCPALVIHGDNDSAIELERAEEMSARLSGSDGVVVVRGGAHAANLTHPEPVNAAILKFLRSLS from the coding sequence ATGGCGTACGCGGACATCAACGGGCAGCGCATCTTCTACACCGACAGCGGTGGCGACGGGCCCCCGGTCGTGTTCTCGCACGGCTTTCTGATGGACTCCTCGATGTTCGCGCCCCAGGTGGCGGCGCTCGCCGGCGAGTTCCGGGTGATCACCTGGGACGCCCGCGGGTTCGGGGCCACCGAGTTCGACGAGAAGCCCTTCACCTACTGGGACAACGCGAGCGACGTCCTCGCGCTCTGCGACCACCTGGGCATCGAGCGCGCGGTGTTCGCCGGAATGTCCCAGGGCGGGTTCGCCTCGCTGCGCGTCGCCCTCCTCGCGCCGGAACGCAGGCGCGGCCTGATCCTGATCGACACTCAGGCGGGCGCCGAGAATCCGGACAAGGTCGACCTCTACGCCGACCTGATCGAGGCGTGGGCGACGGTCGGTCCCGGCGACGACCTCGCGAACATCGTCGCCGGGATCATCCTCGACGACCCCGACCTCAACAGGCAGTGGATCGCGCGCTGGCAGTCCCGGCCGCACGAGACGATCCGCGAACCCGGCCGTTGCCTGCTCGAGCGCGAGAGCCTCGTCGACCGCCTCGGGGACATCACCTGTCCGGCACTGGTGATCCACGGCGACAACGACTCGGCGATCGAGCTCGAGCGCGCGGAGGAGATGAGCGCGCGACTGTCGGGGAGCGACGGCGTGGTCGTCGTCCGCGGCGGAGCGCACGCCGCGAACCTGACCCACCCCGAGCCGGTGAACGCGGCGATCCTCAAGTTCCTGCGTTCGCTGTCCTGA